The stretch of DNA AATCATTCTAGGCGGACGGAATGTAAAAACGATGTTCAATGCATACCCCTCCTTAGCTCAACTCTTTCACAGCCGCCAGTACTTCTTCTACATGCCCTTTTACACGCACTTTCCGCCATTCTTTTACAACTATGCCTTCTTTATTAATCAAGAAGGTAGAGCGTTCGATACCCATATATTCCTTGCCGAAATTTTTTTTAAGCGTCCAGACACCATATTTCTCTGCTGCTTCTTGTTTTTCATCTGCAAGCAGCGTAAAAGGCAGCTGGTGCTTCTCAATAAATTTTTGATGCCGCGCAGCCGGATCCGAACTCACACCGATCACGACCGTATCGTACTGGGCAAATAAACTGTTTTGATCCCGAAAATCACATGCTTCGGTTGTACACCCGGGCGTCATATCTTTCGGATAAAAATAAAGCACTACATTCTTCCCTGCTAAGCCGGCAAGGTCTACCATCCCGCCATCCTGGTCCGGCAGCTCAAAAGCTGGAGCGGGCTTCCCTATTAAATTGGACATATTGTTTCCCCCTTTTTTCTTTTAGCGTAGCGAATCAAATCGAAATTAGCAACCCGAAAGCGATGCATTGATTCCTTTCTTCAAGAGGTCTACAATAAAACAGGAAACCAAACCAGGAGGCTTGTCATAATGAATTTTTCAAAATCAGAAGCGCTTCATGAAGAAGCACTCAAACATATTGTCGGCGGCGTAAATAGTCCGTCCCGCTCTTACAAAGCGGTAGGCGGAGGGTCGCCTGTTGCCATGAAACGCGGTGCCGGCGCCCGATTTTGGGATGTAGATGGAAATGAATACATTGACTATTTAGCGGCCTATGGACCGATTATTACCGGACATGCCCACCCGCATATTACCGAAGCCATTACGAAAGCGGCACAAAACGGTGTTCTCTTTGGTACCCCAACCGAGCATGAAGTAACGTTTGCTAAGAAGCTGAAGAAGGCAATGCCCGCACTGGATAAGGTACGGTTTGTAAACAGCGGTACGGAAGCAGTTATGACGACGATTCGTGTGGCGCGTGCTTATACGAAACGCGATAAAATCATCAAATTTGCCGGTTGCTATCATGGCCACTCCGACCTTGTTCTTGTTGCAGCCGGAAGCGGACCGTCTACACTGGGTACGCCTGATTCTGCCGGTGTACCAAAAAGTATTGCGCAGGAAGTCATTACCGTCCCATTTAATGAAACCGAACCATTAAAAGAAGCACTCGAAAAATGGGGCGACAATGTAGCAGCCGTTATGATCGAGCCGATCGTCGGCAATTTCGGCATCGTTGAACCGAAACCAGGCTTTTTAGAAGAAGTTAAACGGCTCACCCACGAAGCCGGCTCATTGCTTATTTTTGACGAAGTTATCTCTGCTTTCCGCTTTATGTATGGCGGCGCGCAGGATTTACTCAGCGTTACACCGGATTTAACAGCGCTTGGGAAAATTATCGGCGGCGGCCTGCCAATCGGCGCTTACGGCGGACGAGCTGATATTATGGAAGAAGTAGCACCACTTGGACCGGCTTATCAGGCAGGAACGATGGCTGGAAATCCCGCTTCCATGCTGTCTGGTATTGCGTGTCTGGAAGTGATTGAGCAGGAAGGCGTTTACGAGCAGCTGGACCGCCTTGGTGCAATGCTTGAAGCAGGACTTCTTCAGGCAGCAGCAAAGTCCAATGTCCCTATCACCATTAACCGTTTAAAAGGTGCTTTGACTGTTTACTTTACTGATCAAAAAGTCGTAAATTACGAGCAGGCAGAAGCAACAGACGGCGGGCAGTTCGCTAAGTTTTTCAAGGAAATGCTGCACCGTGGCATTAATCTTGCTCCGTCTAAATATGAAGCCTGGTTCCTGACGACAGCCCACACAGAAGAAGATATTCAAACGACCATAAAAGCGGCGGAAGAAGCCTTCGCTGCACTGTCTTAAGCATAAGGAAACGCCTTCAATTTGAAGGCGTTTCTTTTTCATTTTTCTTTCACTTGCAATGCCTTCTTTTCCGTTGTATAGTACAGTTTGTTTCACTCGCAAAAATTTGCGGTAAATACGTATTTATACAATTCTTTAGGAAAGGAATTACTGATCCAATGAAGCTTGGTGCCCGCATATTCAAAACGGGAATTGCTATTGTACTGGCTCTTTACCTCGCAGAGTGGCTTAACCTGCCGTCGCCGGTCTTAGCAGGAATTGCTGCGATATTTGCTATCCAGCCGAATATTTACAGATCTTATTTAACCGTCATTGAACAAATTCAAGCGAATATTATCGGGGCTGTTCTGGCTATCCTTTTTGTCCTTGTTTTTGGCAACCATATTATTATTGTCGGTATGGCCGTTATCATCGCTATTATTTTATTGCTTAAATTTAAGCTTGAGAAATCTATTCCAATCGCTCTTGTAACCATCGTCGCCATTATGGAAGTGCAAAATGACCAGTTCGTCCAGTTTTCCATGATTCGCATGTTTAATATTTCAATCGGTGTTTTATCTTCTTTTTTAGTGAACCTGATTTTTCTGCCGCCGCAGTACGAAACAAAGCTGTTTTCATTAATTAATCAATTGAATGAAGACGTCTTGAAATGGATTCGTATTACGTCACGGAACGCATCTGAGTCATATTTATTAAAAAAAGATATTATCAGACAGCGTGAAAAGTTAATTAAAATCGATAATATGTTCTTACTTTATAAAGAAGACCGGACGACACCGCTGAAGAAAAATCTTCGCGCAAAGCAGCGGAAAATCGTTCTGTACCGGAAATTGATTTTAACAACACGACGGAGTATGGATATTCTGCAGCGGCTCAACCAGTATGAAAATGAACTTCACCATTTAAATCCTCAACTGCTGCGTACGATGCAGGATCATCTTGACTGTCTTGTTAGCTATCATGAGCACCTGCTTCTCCGGTTTGTCGGCAAAGCAAAAACTACGGAAACATCAGAGGAACTGTTTGAACCATGTATGAACCGCGATGAATTTATGCACATGTTCACAGATGAAATTTACAAAAATAATTCGGATGAAATTACCTCTTCCATCCACCTTCTTCATATTGTTTCTTCGATTTTGGAGTATGGCGAAAAGCTTGAGCATCTCGATCATCTGATGACAAGCTTTTATAAGTACCATACAGATGATGAAGCACCGGAGTACGAAGAAGAATAAAAAAAGCAATACCCGAATAGGGCATTGCTTTTTTATTGGTTTAATTGCTGAACTTGGAACAGCTTCCAGTAACCGCCTTGTTTTTTCATCAGCTCATCGTGCGAGCCGTCTTCGACCACTTCACCGTGTTCAATTAAAATAATGCGGTCTGCATGAGTAATCGTCGACAATCTATGCGCTACAATAAAGGTGGTCCTTGTTTTTGCCAGCGCTTCAACCGCTTCCTGAATTAAATGCTCGCTTTCCAAATCAAGAGCGGATGTTGCTTCATCTAAAATAAGCAGCGGCGGATTTTTTAAAAACACACGCGCGATTGCAACACGCTGCTTTTGGCCTCCAGACAGTTTTACACCACGTTCACCGACTTTTGTTTCGTAGCCGTTTGGCAGTGCCGTAATAAAATCATGCGCATTGGCTGCTTTAGCCGCTTCTACGACCTCTTCCTCCGTCGCATCGGGGCGTCCAAGCAAAATATTTTCCCGGACTGAGTCGCTGAACAAAATATTATCCTGCAGCACCATGCCGATTTTATCGCGAAGAGAGCGCACTTTAAAATCTCGAATATCTGTACCGTCGAGTAATATACGGCCGCCTGTTACATCGTAAAAACGGGGAATCAGGCTGACAAGAGATGACTTGCCGCCGCCGCTCATACCAACAAGGGCAATCGTTTCTCCTGCTTTTACATGGAGATCTATATCCCTTAAAACGAGCTCTTCTTTCTCATCGTACCGAAAGTTCACATGTTCAAATAGAATATCGCCTTTTACATTTTGGCATTCCACCGCGCCTTCTTTATCGGTAATATCATACTTTTCATCGAGAAGCTCGAATACACGGTCCATTGATGCAATGGATTGTGTGAGCGTAGTGGATGAATTCACAAGACGGCGCAGCGGGTTGTATAAGCGATCAATATAAGCAATAAAAGCCGCCATTGTTCCGACGGTTAAGTTTCCATCAATCACCTGCAGGCCGGCATATCCTATGACTAAAAGCGGCGCGATATCAGTCAAGGTATTCACAACGGCAAACGCTTTGGCATTCCAGGCTGTTTGATCAAGCGCTTTTTGCAAAAAGTTTTGATTGTGCTTTTGAAAACGCTCCTGTTCCACCGGCTCTATAGCAAAGCTTTTAATAACCGGCATTCCCTGCACACGCTCATGCAAATGACTTTGCACCTCGGCGAGCGCCTGTGAGCGGGCACGTGTAAGACGGCGCAGATTGCCAAAGAAATACTTTACGCTCAGTCCGTAAAACGGGAACACAACAAGCGCCACCAGCGTTAACTTTACATCCATTGTCATCATAATAATGGCAGCGATCACGATGGTCGCTGCATCCAGCCAGACGTTCATCAAGCCGGTAATTACGAAGTTTTTTGTCTGCTCCACATCATTGATCACACGTGAAATCACTTCGCCTGCGCGTGTGTTGGCATAGTATTTAAAGCTGAGCTTTTGAATATGCGCAAACAGCTGGTCACGGATATCGTATAATATTTTGCTTCCTGTCCACTGGGCAAAGTACTGCCGGTAATATTCCACCGGATAACGAACAATGATAAACAAAACGAGCATAAGTCCAATCACCAGGTAAAGCTGTTCCTTTTTCTCGGCGGCACTCATCGAGCCGCCAATAATATCATCAATTACGTATTTAATGAGTATAGGCAGCAAAAGCGGTATCCCAAATTTTAATATACCGATGATCAGTGTGCCGGCTATCTGCCATTTGTATGGTTTGACAAAATGCATATACCGTTTAATTACATCCATACTTAACCTCCCATCCACCACGAAAAAACCTGTTGAATACTTCAACAGGCATTTAACGGCACAGCTGAGAATATTTCCCGTACCAGCGTTCAATAAATCCAGGAGAAAAAGGGCCTTTTTTCTGCTCAATCAAATAAAGCAGATGGTCCATATTCCGCCGCAGGATTTTATCGATCACTTCCGGATAATTCATTTCACGGCTATGCTGTCGGTACTCATCTTCATCCAGCAGAATGTACGTCATATCGGGAAAAACCTTTACGTCAAGATCATAGTCAATATACTTGAGCGCTCCCTGGTCAAATACGAATGGTGAACTGATGTTGCAATAGAAGTGAATACCATCTGCACGCAGCATCCCAATCACATTAAACCATTTTCGTGTGTGAAAGTAACAAATCGCCGGCTCGCGGGTGACCCACGTACGTCCGTCTGATTCTGTTACAATCGTCCGATCATTTCCGCCGATTACAATATTTTCAGTTGCTTTTACGACAACTGTTTCTTCCCACACCCGATGAATGTGGCCATTGTGCTTGTAGCTGTGAATCTGAACCGATTCACCTTCTGCAGGAATCTCCATCGTTGTCCCCTACTTTCCAGCGTCACCTGCTTTTTTATTCCCTTTTTTTTCAAACGATAAAACGTTTCTTTTATATTATACCGATTAACAAGCCAAATGAAAACAAATGAAGCCCCGGCATCATTGCCGGGGCCCCATTTGTTTGGCTTTTTAGCCGTTTGTTGTGGAGTTTTTCTTGCGTGCTGCAGATTTAGCGTTTTGTTTTTGTACTTCCTGCACATTTGTTTCAGAAGCAAACTCTTCTCCATACTGCTGACCTTGACCTTGAGCAGATGCAGCGTTTTGCTTTTTCACTACGTTTACGTCTGTGCCGGCTACTGTTTTATTACGCTTGTTTGGCATATTCTTCACCCCTGCAGTTTTTTTGTGGCTTTGACCTTCTCCACGTTGATTATATTGACCAAAAAGGGGGAGAGTTATGCACAAAAAATTAAACAAGAAGTGAGCGGCCGCCGTCCACAATAATTGTTTGCCCGCGGATCATAAAGGCGCCTGGCGATGCTAAAAACAAGACGGTTTGCACGATATCATCCATTTCGACAATACGTCCGGCTGGTGTGTTTTCCCTGGCGTCTGCCAAAATTTCATCACGGTTTGAAAAGTGCTTTAAAGCGTCCGTGTCAATCGCTCCGCCTGATACCGCATTTACCACGATATTCTTTGGCGCCAGTTCCACAGACAGATAACGGGTCAGCGCCTCCATTGCCGCTTTTGATACACCGACTGCTGTGTAGTTTTTCAAGTAGCGAATCGATCCGAGCGAGCTGATGCTGACAATGGAACCGCCGCCGCTTTTTTCCATTAATGTTGCCGCTTCCTGCGCACAAAATAAAAGAGCCTTGCTGTTAATGTCCATCGTCCAGTCCCAATGCTTTTCTTCAAGCTCCATAATCGGGCGCTGCACACCGGAGGCAGCGTTGTTAATAAAAAGATCTAATCGGCCGAATTCCTGCGCAATCGTTTCAAACATGGCTTTGATTTTTGCTGTATCTCCTACATTTGCTTTAATAACCAAAGCCCGGCGCCCAAGCAATTCGATTTCTTTTGCGGTTTCTTCCGCCGCCGTTTTGCTGCGAGCGTAGTTTACCACGATATCATATCCCTGCTTTGCAAGCGCAATGGCAATAGCTTTGCCGACGCCTCGGCTTGATCCTGTTACAAGAGCTGTTTTCATTAGTCCAGTCCTTTCACGTGCTTCCAAATTTTTTGATGAGAAACAGGAAACGCGTAAGTTTCTACCTCGTGAGCCGGCACAAATGCCGTTCGGTCTTTTTGTACTTTTACATCGACTGTTCCTACATACACATCGATTTCCCACGTTAAATGGGTAAAAACATGGGTAATGTCTGTTACTTTTTCCGGATCGATCTGAACGGTCATTCCATATTCCGTTTCCATATAGGAAGCCAGTGCCCCGCGCGGATTGATTCCCACAGGCAGCTCCATATTTGGAAACTGCCACAATTTTGCTAACAGACCGCTTTCCGGTCTTTTTTCAATTAGAACCGTTCCGTCCGGTGCCTGCAGAACAAGAGCGCCCATCCGGACTTTCTTATCTGATTTCTTCCTTGTCTTTACTGGCAGCTCACGCTGAACCCCTTCCTCAAATGCCTGGCAATGATTTTGAACGGGGCATAATAAGCAGGATGGTGATGAAGGAGTGCAAATCATGGCGCCAAGCTCCATCAATGCTTGGTTAAAGGAAGAGGGATCTTCTTTATATATTAAGTGGCGAACGGCTTCTTCGAACACTTTGCGTGTCGACGGCTTAGCGATATCATCCCATATCGTTAAAATACGGGAAAGCACCCGCATGACATTTCCGTCTACTGCCGGCTCAGGAAGTCCATACGCAATGCTCAGCACTGCACCGCCCGTGTAAGGTCCTACGCCTTTTAGGGACAAAAATTCATCCCTGTCAGACGGCACTGTACCGCCATAGCGCTCTGCTACTTCCTTAACGGCTGATTGCAAGTTGCGAACACGTGAGTAATACCCAAGCCCTTCCCATGCTTTCATAATGGCATCTTCGTCTGCCGATGCCAGTGATTCAACAGTTGGGAATTGTTCCATAAACCGGTTAAAGTATGGAATAACGGTATCCACTCTTGTTTGCTGAAGCATAATTTCGGATACCCATATTTTATAAGGATCACGCTCGCGCCGCCATGGGAGATCGCGCTTTTCTGCTTCATACCAGCCGACTAAATCCTGTTGAAATTTCTTGGTGTTTATATTCTGTAGTGCACTGTTTTCCGGCAAATTAACTGTCCCTCCGCTTTCTCCATGTTACAATAGACTAGAATTCGGGAATACCACTTACATGAAACTTTTTTTAAAAGGAGGCTGTCCTTATTGGATACTGGCACCCACATTGTCATGGGCTTTGCGCTCGGCGGTCTTGCGACGCTTGATCCGGTCGTTGCGGCAGATCCCGCTACAAAATATGCCGTTATGACAGCCGCTGTCATCGGTTCGCAGGCCCCTGATATTGATACCGTTTTGAAACTCCGCAACAATGCGGTTTATATCCGAAATCACCGGGGAGCTACTCATTCTATTCCAGCTGTTGTAATGTGGCCCCTTCTTATTACAGGTGCGTTGTTTCTGCTTTTTAGTGACGCTGACGTCTTTCATCTTTGGCTTTGGGCGCAAATTGCGGTTTTTCTCCACGTGTTCGTTGATATCTTTAACGCATACGGGACACAGGCGCTCCGTCCGTTTTCTTCAAGATGGGTAGCCCTTGGGGTCATCAACACGTTTGATTCCTTTATTTTCACGATGCATGTGATCGGGCTCCTGCTTTGGTGGCTGGCCGGCTTTGATCCTGCCCCTACATTTATCATCGTGTATGCGGTTCTGTTTATTTATTACATTCTCCGCTTTCAAATGCAGGGAGCCGTACGCGAGTCCGTCCGCCGCTTGATCCCGGACGCAGAAGAAATTATTATCGCACC from Domibacillus sp. DTU_2020_1001157_1_SI_ALB_TIR_016 encodes:
- the bcp gene encoding thioredoxin-dependent thiol peroxidase, giving the protein MSNLIGKPAPAFELPDQDGGMVDLAGLAGKNVVLYFYPKDMTPGCTTEACDFRDQNSLFAQYDTVVIGVSSDPAARHQKFIEKHQLPFTLLADEKQEAAEKYGVWTLKKNFGKEYMGIERSTFLINKEGIVVKEWRKVRVKGHVEEVLAAVKELS
- a CDS encoding glutamate-1-semialdehyde 2,1-aminomutase, which codes for MNFSKSEALHEEALKHIVGGVNSPSRSYKAVGGGSPVAMKRGAGARFWDVDGNEYIDYLAAYGPIITGHAHPHITEAITKAAQNGVLFGTPTEHEVTFAKKLKKAMPALDKVRFVNSGTEAVMTTIRVARAYTKRDKIIKFAGCYHGHSDLVLVAAGSGPSTLGTPDSAGVPKSIAQEVITVPFNETEPLKEALEKWGDNVAAVMIEPIVGNFGIVEPKPGFLEEVKRLTHEAGSLLIFDEVISAFRFMYGGAQDLLSVTPDLTALGKIIGGGLPIGAYGGRADIMEEVAPLGPAYQAGTMAGNPASMLSGIACLEVIEQEGVYEQLDRLGAMLEAGLLQAAAKSNVPITINRLKGALTVYFTDQKVVNYEQAEATDGGQFAKFFKEMLHRGINLAPSKYEAWFLTTAHTEEDIQTTIKAAEEAFAALS
- a CDS encoding FUSC family protein, translated to MKLGARIFKTGIAIVLALYLAEWLNLPSPVLAGIAAIFAIQPNIYRSYLTVIEQIQANIIGAVLAILFVLVFGNHIIIVGMAVIIAIILLLKFKLEKSIPIALVTIVAIMEVQNDQFVQFSMIRMFNISIGVLSSFLVNLIFLPPQYETKLFSLINQLNEDVLKWIRITSRNASESYLLKKDIIRQREKLIKIDNMFLLYKEDRTTPLKKNLRAKQRKIVLYRKLILTTRRSMDILQRLNQYENELHHLNPQLLRTMQDHLDCLVSYHEHLLLRFVGKAKTTETSEELFEPCMNRDEFMHMFTDEIYKNNSDEITSSIHLLHIVSSILEYGEKLEHLDHLMTSFYKYHTDDEAPEYEEE
- a CDS encoding ABC transporter ATP-binding protein; this translates as MDVIKRYMHFVKPYKWQIAGTLIIGILKFGIPLLLPILIKYVIDDIIGGSMSAAEKKEQLYLVIGLMLVLFIIVRYPVEYYRQYFAQWTGSKILYDIRDQLFAHIQKLSFKYYANTRAGEVISRVINDVEQTKNFVITGLMNVWLDAATIVIAAIIMMTMDVKLTLVALVVFPFYGLSVKYFFGNLRRLTRARSQALAEVQSHLHERVQGMPVIKSFAIEPVEQERFQKHNQNFLQKALDQTAWNAKAFAVVNTLTDIAPLLVIGYAGLQVIDGNLTVGTMAAFIAYIDRLYNPLRRLVNSSTTLTQSIASMDRVFELLDEKYDITDKEGAVECQNVKGDILFEHVNFRYDEKEELVLRDIDLHVKAGETIALVGMSGGGKSSLVSLIPRFYDVTGGRILLDGTDIRDFKVRSLRDKIGMVLQDNILFSDSVRENILLGRPDATEEEVVEAAKAANAHDFITALPNGYETKVGERGVKLSGGQKQRVAIARVFLKNPPLLILDEATSALDLESEHLIQEAVEALAKTRTTFIVAHRLSTITHADRIILIEHGEVVEDGSHDELMKKQGGYWKLFQVQQLNQ
- a CDS encoding DUF402 domain-containing protein, coding for MEIPAEGESVQIHSYKHNGHIHRVWEETVVVKATENIVIGGNDRTIVTESDGRTWVTREPAICYFHTRKWFNVIGMLRADGIHFYCNISSPFVFDQGALKYIDYDLDVKVFPDMTYILLDEDEYRQHSREMNYPEVIDKILRRNMDHLLYLIEQKKGPFSPGFIERWYGKYSQLCR
- a CDS encoding gamma-type small acid-soluble spore protein, with protein sequence MPNKRNKTVAGTDVNVVKKQNAASAQGQGQQYGEEFASETNVQEVQKQNAKSAARKKNSTTNG
- the fabL gene encoding enoyl-[acyl-carrier-protein] reductase FabL; protein product: MKTALVTGSSRGVGKAIAIALAKQGYDIVVNYARSKTAAEETAKEIELLGRRALVIKANVGDTAKIKAMFETIAQEFGRLDLFINNAASGVQRPIMELEEKHWDWTMDINSKALLFCAQEAATLMEKSGGGSIVSISSLGSIRYLKNYTAVGVSKAAMEALTRYLSVELAPKNIVVNAVSGGAIDTDALKHFSNRDEILADARENTPAGRIVEMDDIVQTVLFLASPGAFMIRGQTIIVDGGRSLLV
- the mutY gene encoding A/G-specific adenine glycosylase, encoding MPENSALQNINTKKFQQDLVGWYEAEKRDLPWRRERDPYKIWVSEIMLQQTRVDTVIPYFNRFMEQFPTVESLASADEDAIMKAWEGLGYYSRVRNLQSAVKEVAERYGGTVPSDRDEFLSLKGVGPYTGGAVLSIAYGLPEPAVDGNVMRVLSRILTIWDDIAKPSTRKVFEEAVRHLIYKEDPSSFNQALMELGAMICTPSSPSCLLCPVQNHCQAFEEGVQRELPVKTRKKSDKKVRMGALVLQAPDGTVLIEKRPESGLLAKLWQFPNMELPVGINPRGALASYMETEYGMTVQIDPEKVTDITHVFTHLTWEIDVYVGTVDVKVQKDRTAFVPAHEVETYAFPVSHQKIWKHVKGLD
- a CDS encoding metal-dependent hydrolase, giving the protein MDTGTHIVMGFALGGLATLDPVVAADPATKYAVMTAAVIGSQAPDIDTVLKLRNNAVYIRNHRGATHSIPAVVMWPLLITGALFLLFSDADVFHLWLWAQIAVFLHVFVDIFNAYGTQALRPFSSRWVALGVINTFDSFIFTMHVIGLLLWWLAGFDPAPTFIIVYAVLFIYYILRFQMQGAVRESVRRLIPDAEEIIIAPTMRFNQWRIAVKSPEHFYVARGYRRSVTILDKYKRVPVPDTPLFQAAKKDKNLDAFLHFSPVYRWEMAEYDDCYEVKFIDLRYRSKEYYPFVAVVKLDMDYNIIGSYTGWIFSEEKLRKKLTFVPGDQ